A single genomic interval of Arachis duranensis cultivar V14167 chromosome 7, aradu.V14167.gnm2.J7QH, whole genome shotgun sequence harbors:
- the LOC107459577 gene encoding transcription repressor OFP14 codes for MPKKVQKTLQDYLAKVKSPRHSSQNQSQKPFNSFSFFSSKNWIIAACKHPRTPSFAFDDSHGGGRGGNNSNNHKDDAATLADVDRFLYENFKSLYFREGEENEDYNTSNKRVDSSGQIQHDQGAKLIPMFDSLRLAETPRDLGGSNRFFVKTGLSGSLFLDDGLTRSGDDHHYAGSSSNSTVTNTDSSSNDENHHENEKLPENCIALLRSSSSPYEDFRRSMQDVVEARFKSHGKVIDWEFMEELLLSYLRLNEKKSHKFILNAFVDVTAAMRPNSEMTDPHPRSVRTVRFGSRVTKKTKEFTLEFGSSNS; via the coding sequence ATGCCGAAGAAGGTTCAGAAAACCCTTCAAGACTACCTTGCTAAGGTTAAAAGCCCTCGCCATTCATCACAAAACCAGTCACAGAAACCGTTTAACTCGTTTTCATTTTTCTCCTCCAAAAACTGGATCATCGCAGCATGCAAGCACCCAAGGACACCTTCTTTTGCCTTTGATGATTCTCACGGTGGTGGTCGCGGCggcaacaacagcaacaaccacAAAGACGATGCGGCCACCCTAGCCGACGTTGATCGCTTCCTCTACGAGAATTTCAAGTCTCTGTATTTCAGAGAAGGTGAAGAAAACGAAGACTACAACACCAGCAACAAAAGAGTAGATTCATCGGGACAGATCCAACACGATCAAGGTGCAAAACTAATACCGATGTTCGATTCATTGAGGTTGGCGGAAACACCACGCGACCTCGGTGGATCGAACAGATTCTTCGTGAAAACTGGTTTGTCGGGATCACTGTTCCTGGACGATGGTTTAACACGAAGTGGTGATGATCATCACTATGCAGGATCGAGCTCAAACTCGACTGTAACGAACACCGATTCATCCTCGAATGATGAAAATCATCATGAGAATGAGAAGCTCCCTGAGAACTGCATCGCTCTGTTGAGAAGCAGTTCGAGCCCGTACGAGGATTTTCGGCGCTCCATGCAGGACGTGGTGGAAGCGAGGTTCAAAAGCCATGGAAAGGTAATTGATTGGGAGTTCATGGAGGAGCTATTGCTTTCTTACCTTAGACTAAACGAGAAGAAGTCGCACAAGTTCATACTCAATGCCTTCGTGGATGTCACCGCTGCCATGCGTCCGAATTCTGAAATGACGGATCCCCATCCCCGGAGCGTTCGAACTGTTAGGTTTGGTAGCAGAGTAACCAAGAAGACCAAAGAATTTACCTTAGAATTTGGGTCTtctaattcatga
- the LOC107459886 gene encoding regulator of telomere elongation helicase 1 homolog, with product MPTYKIRGIDVDFPYEAYDSQIVYMDKVIQSLQENCNALLESPTGTGKTLCLLCATLAWRRSFGNFRFGLSMNASDKSEDKTEILPSSLPSSPPSQSESSGLPTIVYTSRTHSQIRQVIQELKRSSYRPKMTVLGSREQLCIHDKVKSLHGKTQTNACRALCQKRRGKQRCNHLPQVADYLKSNPHLGEEPVDIEDLVNIGKSFGPCPYYLSKELHKSVDIVFAPYNYLIDHAYRKSLQLSWSNSILIFDEAHNLEGICADAASFDLPSWLLTACISEAQKCVDLSIERREKSNDKSQNPDDFAILRALLLKLEKRIAQVPIESKELGYTKPGPYIYELLADLNITSKTFKKLSAIIAAASTLIEEDNQQKSTGTICRLDSIGEILDIVFKGGRTTHATYYRVHVREFEARTANGSKGNVSRTLSWWCFNPGIAMEEFHRLGVRSIILTSGTLSPMDSFAQELKLDFPIQLENPHVITPNQIWAGVVPVGPSGRTFNSSYRTRDSQEYRQELGNAIVNLARIVPDGLLVFFPSYYLLDQCIGCWKSLSNETSTSIWERICKHKKPVIEPRESSLFPSSIKVKLLFMSYTSTSGAVFFAVCRGKVSEGLDFADHAGRAVVITGLPYATYTDPKVRLKREYLDQQSHPRGELVKVLTGDEWYNQQASRAVNQAVGRVIRHRHDYGAIIFCDERFAHPHRQSQVSRWIQPHIKCFSRFGEVVYTLTRFFRDVTIRGPTKLSLLEVDDGGNVGEITSADLYDDKFNVEKLLSPVATPVAESFSSKASSLLGTRKGSTSFLGKIMPANRSSLVSDDCNIVDCVSSRDKCGRVFLGKKTVIPQEHELLDLTDTRQLGEKSKDTLIAPCSVKKRRFITGEYNLQQHFRDSHEPSCGSGELQCKDEGTFQKRSLEIDSQRGDLPGDSAPSASNETQGSAFLAQVREKLSASEYIDFVGYMKALKTKAMKIGEVLQCICRLFSGAERLPLLKRFKDYIPAKYHSLYEHYVGEKKLVEG from the exons ATGCCAACGTACAAGATCAGGGGAATCGACGTCGATTTCCCGTACGAAGCCTACGATTCGCAGATCGTTTACATGGACAAAGTCATCCAATCCCTTCAGGAG AACTGCAATGCACTGTTGGAGAGTCCCACAGGAACTGGTAAAACGTTGTGTCTTCTCTGTGCTACCTTGGCGTGGCGCAGGAGTTTCGGAAATTTCAGATTTGGTTTGAGCATGAACGCCAGTGATAAGTCCGAGGATAAAACCGAGATTTTGCCTTCGTCCCTGCCATCGTCCCCGCCCTCGCAATCTGAGTCCTCAGGTTTACCTACAATAGTATATACTTCGCGCACTCACAGCCAGATCCGTCAGGTGATTCAAGAGCTGAAACGATCGTCTTACAG GCCTAAGATGACAGTATTAGGATCTAGGGAGCAGCTTTGCATTCATGATAAAGTGAAGTCACTTCACGGGAAAACACAAACAAATGCTTGTCGAGCACTCTGCCAAAAGCGTAGAGGGAAGCAACGATGCAATCATTTACCTCAAGTTGCTG ATTACTTGAAGAGCAATCCTCATCTTGGAGAAGAACCTGTAGATATTGAGGATTTGGTCAATATTGGCAAGAGTTTTGGGCC GTGTCCTTATTATTTATCAAAGGAGCTCCATAAGTCTGTGGATATAGTATTTGCTCCATACAACTATCTTATTGATCATGCATATAGAAAATCTCTGCAACTTTCATGGAGCAATAGTATACTCATATTTGATGAAGCTCACAACCTT GAAGGCATATGTGCTGATGCAGCCTCCTTTGATTTGCCTTCGTGGCTTCTAACGGCTTGCATTTCTGAGGCTCAAAAATGTGTTGACCTTTCaatagaaagaagagaaaaatcaaATGATAAGTCACAGAATCCAGATGATTTTGCGATCCTTAGAG CACTTCTTCTAAAACTTGAAAAGCGGATTGCTCAGGTGCCTATTGAATCAAAGGAGTTGGGATACACCAAACCTGGGCCTTATATATATGAACTGCTAGCTGATCTTAACATCACTTCCAAGACTTTTAAAAAGCTTTCCGCGATAATTGCAGCTGCTTCAACCCTTATTGAGGAGGATAACCAGCAGAAATCAACTGGTACCATCTGCAGGTTGGATAGCATTGGTGAAATTCTTGACATTGTTTTCAAGGGTGGAAGAACTACTCATGCTACATACTATCGA GTTCATGTGCGGGAGTTCGAAGCTAGGACTGCCAATGGATCTAAAG GAAATGTGTCAAGGACACTCAGCTGGTGGTGTTTTAATCCTGGAATAGCCATGGAAGAATTTCATAGGTTGGGAGTCAGGTCTATTATATTGACATCAGGGACATTATCCCCCATGGATTCTTTTGCTCAGGAACTGAAACT AGATTTCCCCATTCAGCTGGAAAATCCACATGTAATAACCCCAAATCAGATATGGGCTGGAGTTGTACCAGTTGGTCCTTCAGGACGTACTTTTAACTCCTCCTACCGCACTCGCGATTCTCAAGAGTACAGGCAGGAACTTGGAAATGCAATTG TAAATTTGGCCCGAATTGTTCCTGATGGACTTCTTGTATTCTTCCCCTCTTACTACCTTCTGGACCAATGCATTGGGTGCTGGAAAAGCTTG agtaATGAAACTTCAACGTCCATATGGGAGAGAATTTGCAAACACAAAAAACCAGTTATAGAACCTAGGGAATCTTCATTATTTCCCTCATCAATCAAGGTAAAATTATTGTTTATGTCAT ACACCTCCACATCTGGAGCAGTTTTCTTTGCTGTTTGTCGTGGTAAG GTAAGTGAAGGATTAGATTTTGCGGATCATGCTGGAAGAGCTGTGGTAATTACTGGTTTGCCATATGCTACATATACTGATCCTAAG GTTCGTCTAAAACGTGAATACTTGGATCAACAATCTCATCCACGCGGAGAATTAGTCAAG GTTTTAACTGGAGATGAGTGGTATAACCAACAAGCCTCCCGAGCTGTGAACCAAGCTGTTGGACGTGTCATTCGCCATCGACATGACTATGGAGCAATTATTTTCTGTGATGAAAG GTTTGCACATCCACATCGTCAGTCCCAAGTCTCTCGATGGATACAACCTCACATCAAG TGTTTCTCAAGATTTGGAGAAGTTGTTTATACACTAACCCGGTTTTTTCGAGATGTAACAATCCGCGGACCTACAAAGCTATCATTATTAGAGGTTGATGATGGGG GAAATGTGGGAGAAATTACATCAGCTGATCTCTATGATGATAAATTTAATGTCGAAAAACTTCTCTCACCTGTG GCTACACCAGTGGCTGAAAGTTTTTCTTCAAAAGCTTCATCTTTACTTGGTACTAGAAAAGGCAGTACTTCATTCCTTGGAAAAATTATGCCTGCTAATCGATCATCTCTGGTGTCTGATGATTGCAACATTGTAGATTGTGTAAGTTCAAGAGATAAATGTGGCAGAGTTTTTCTTGGAAAGAAGACTGTGATACCACAAGAACATGAATTGCTTGATTTGACTGATACTCGTCAACTGGGTGAAAAATCAAAGGATACGCTGATAGCACCTTGTTCAGTCAAGAAACGTAGATTTATAACAGGGGAGTACAACCTGCAGCAACATTTTAGAGATTCTCACGAGCCTTCATGTG GTAGCGGAGAATTGCAATGTAAGGATGAAGGGACCTTCCAAAAGAGAAGTCTGGAGATCGATAGTCAAAGAGGTGATCTTCCTGGTGATTCTGCACCTTCTGCTAGTAATGAAACCCAAGGATCAGCATTCCTTGCTCAG GTTCGAGAGAAGCTCAGTGCTTCAGAATATATAGACTTTGTGGGTTATATGAAGGCACTAAAGACCAAAGCAATGAAGATCGGTGAAGTTTTGCAGTGCATTTGTAGACTGTTCTCAGGAGCCGAGAGACTACCTCTACTTAAAAG GTTCAAGGATTACATCCCAGCAAAGTATCATTCCTTGTATGAGCATTATGTTGGGGAGAAAAAGTTAGTGGAAGGCTAA
- the LOC107459719 gene encoding heat shock 70 kDa protein 15, protein MSVVGFDFGNESCIVAVARQRGIDVVLNDESKRETPAVVCFGDKQRFIGTAGAASTMMNPKNSISQIKRLIGRQFSDPELQRDLKSLPFTVTEGPDGFPLIHARYLGESKAFTPTQVMAMVLSNLKEIAEKNLNAAVVDCCIGIPVYFTDLQRRAVMDAATIAGLHPLRLIHETTATALAYGIYKTDLPENDTLNVAFVDVGHASMQVCIAGFKKGQLKVLAHSYDRSLGGRDFDEVLFHHFAAKFKEEYKIDVLQNARASLRLRAACEKLKKVLSANPEAPLNIECLMDEKDVRGFIKREEFEQLSIPILERVKRPLEKALAEAGLTVENIHMVEIVGSGSRVPAINKILTDFFKKDPRRTMNASECVARGCALQCAILSPTFKVREFQVNESFPFSISLSWKGSGPDAQDSGPDSKQSTIVFPKGNPIPSIKALTFYRPGTFTVEVQYDDVSELQIPAKISTYTIGPFQSTKVEKAKIKVRVRLNLHGIVSVESATLIEEEEIEIPVSKESAGEDTKMETDEAAAAEAPAPPSSTDNDVNMQDAKATTDANATAGADAAGENGVPEAGDKPVQMETDNKVEAPKKKVKKTTIPVAEVVYGALAPVDVQKAVEKEFEMALQDRVMEETKDKKNAVEAYVYDMRNKLNDKYQEFVTESEKEAFTAKLQEVEDWLYDDGEDETKGVYIAKLDELKKQGDPVEERYREYTERGAVIDQLIYCINSYREAAMSSDPKFDHIELEEKQKVLNECVEAENWLREKQQQQDILPKYATPVLLSAEIRKKAEAVDRFCKPIMTKPRPAKPATPEAPATPPPQGGEQQQPPENANASAGASPNQNAGDSGNNQAPPEAGEPMETDKSENTSSA, encoded by the exons ATGAGCGTGGTTGGTTTTGATTTTGGTAATGAGAGCTGCATTGTCGCCGTTGCAAGGCAGAGGGGGATTGATGTTGTGCTCAATGATGAGTCCAAGCGTGAAACTCCTGCAGTTGTATGCTTTGGTGACAAACAACGGTTCATTGGGACAGCTGGGGCCGCATCTACGATGATGAACCCGAAGAATTCAATCTCACAGATAAAGAGGTTAATCGGCAGACAATTTTCGGATCCTGAACTGCAACGAGATCTGAAGTCATTGCCCTTCACAGTTACTGAAGGGCCTGATGGGTTTCCATTAATCCATGCACGATACTTGGGTGAATCTAAGGCATTTACGCCTACCCAAGTCATGGCAATGGTGTTGTCAAATCTTAAAGAGATTGCCGAGAAAAACCTAAATGCAGCTGTAGTTGATTGTTGCATTGGTATTCCAGTTTATTTTACTGATCTTCAAAGGAGGGCAGTCATGGATGCTGCTACTATTGCTGGTTTGCATCCACTTCGTCTGATTCATGAAACAACAGCAACTGCTTTGGCCTATGGAATTTACAAAACAGATCTTCCTGAAAATGATACACTGAATGTTGCATTTGTTGATGTTGGGCATGCTAGCATGCAAGTCTGCATTGCTGGTTTTAAAAAAGGGCAGCTGAAAGTGTTGGCTCATTCATATGACAGGTCTTTAGGGGGTAGGGATTTCGACGAAGTTTTGTTCCATCACTTTGCTGCCAAATTTAAAGAGGAATATAAAATTGATGTTTTACAGAATGCAAGAGCTTCATTAAGGCTGAGGGCTGCATGTGAGAAGCTCAAGAAGGTACTTAGTGCAAATCCAGAAGCACCTCTGAATATCGAGTGCTTAATGGATGAGAAGGATGTCAGGGGCTTTATCAAACGTGAGGAGTTTGAGCAACTAAGTATTCCAATTTTGGAACGTGTGAAGAGACCTTTGGAGAAGGCACTTGCAGAAGCAGGACTTACAGTTGAGAATATACACATGGTCGAGATAGTCGGTTCAGGTTCTAGAGTACCAGCcataaataaaatcttaacAGACTTTTTCAAAAAGGATCCTAGAAGGACAATGAATGCTAGTGAATGTGTAGCCAGGGGATGTGCATTGCAGTGTGCAATTCTTAGTCCAACATTTAAAGTAAGAGAGTTCCAG GTCAATGAAAGCTTTCCTTTCTCAATCTCTCTTTCGTGGAAAGGTTCTGGTCCAGATGCACAAGATAGTGGACCAGATAGTAAGCAAAGCACCATTGTTTTCCCCAAGGGAAATCCTATACCAAGTATCAAGGCTTTGACATTTTATAGGCCAGGGACCTTTACTGTTGAAGTACAATATGACGATGTCAGTGAGTTGCAAATACCTGCTAAGATCAGCACATATACT ATTGGCCCATTTCAATCTACCAAAGTTGAAAAGGCTAAAATTAAAGTTAGAGTGCGACTGAATCTACATGGAATTGTATCTGTTGAGTCTGCAACT CTCATTGAGGAGGAAGAGATTGAGATTCCAGTTTCCAAAGAATCAGCTGGAGAAGATACCAAGATGGAAACTGATGAAGCTGCTGCTGCTGAGGCTCCTGCACCTCCTAGCTCAACTGATAATGATGTTAATATGCAAGATGCCAAGGCAACAACAGATGCCAATGCAACCGCAGGTGCTGATGCCGCAGGTGAAAATGGTGTTCCGGAGGCAGGAGACAAGCCTGTTCAGATGGAGACTGATAACAAG GTTGAGGCTCCaaagaagaaagtaaagaaaactACCATTCCTGTGGCAGAGGTGGTTTATGGAGCACTGGCACCTGTGGATGTCCAGAAGGCTGTAGAGAAGGAGTTTGAAATGGCTTTGCAAGATCGAGTGATGGAGGAAACAAAGGACAAGAAAAATGCTGTGGAGGCTTATGTTTATGACATGAGAAACAAG CTTAATGACAAATACCAAGAGTTTGTCACCGAATCGGAGAAGGAAGCTTTTACTGCTAAACTTCAGGAGGTGGAAGACTGGTTATATGATGATGGTGAAGATGAAACCAAAGGTGTATACATTGCCAAACTCGATGAACTTAAGAAG CAAGGAGATCCGGTTGAAGAACGATACAGAGAATACACGGAGAGGGGTGCAGTAATTGATCAACTCATCTACTGTATAAATAGTTACAGAGAAGCTGCAATGTCAAGTGATCCCAAGTTTGATCACATCGAACTTGAGGAGAAACAGAAG GTCCTAAATGAATGTGTAGAGGCTGAGAACTGGCTTCGGgagaagcagcagcagcaggACATTCTTCCAAAATATGCAACCCCTGTGCTGCTGTCAGCTGAAATAAGAAAGAAAGCCGAGGCCGTTGATAG GTTCTGTAAGCCAATAATGACTAAACCCAGACCGGCAAAGCCAGCAACACCAGAAGCACCAGCAACTCCCCCACCTCAGGGTGGCGAACAGCAGCAACCACCGGAGAATGCCAATGCCAGTGCCGGTGCCAGTCCTAATCAGAATGCAGGGGACAGTGGGAACAATCAGGCCCCGCCGGAGGCCGGAGAACCAATGGAGACTGATAAATCGGAGAACACAAGCTCTGCGTAA
- the LOC107459864 gene encoding uncharacterized protein LOC107459864: protein MDDIEDDARYPLNHYSDNHSQVYDYQELDMRGSSYSQPVPNEYSQDNNDVDEEDEEQLGEGEDDGIDRRNGFRISQKDADDNDDGEGDTDGDGDGNNHDDNIDEANDDNRKIRNNFRLSQKDNNDDEEGDTDGDGNENDDNNNEGNDDNDNSHGTKIEDGLEWHPKKQKLKSLVSAYELAPRVPAPSTVATSAPKPSSGGRNSLTDWTEHETFVLLDAWGDRFLQRERKSLRSDEWHEVADEVSKVSKIDRTDTQCRNRIDTLKKKYKKEIMKFPAMGVGSSKWLYFERMNKLMSPPPQQTSLSCEMQSQKHSVINSRVNLNHPNGVDKTRNSPETTESTSEDGSIGARGKKRKKRCNDGACSFRLLADSIHKFSKIYEKIENSKRQQMVELERMRMDLHKELEKQKRQILERMQSKIWKLEQGDDENDDSAENGM, encoded by the coding sequence ATGGATGACATTGAGGATGATGCAAGGTATCCCCTAAACCATTATAGCGATAATCATAGCCAAGTTTATGATTATCAGGAACTTGACATGAGGGGTTCTTCATATTCTCAGCCAGTTCCAAATGAATATTCACAAGATAATAATGATGTGGATGAAGAAGATGAGGAGCAGTTAGGAGAGGGTGAAGATGATGGTATAGATCGAAGAAATGGTTTTAGGATTTCCCAAAAGGATGCTGATGACAATGATGATGGGGAAGGTGACACAgatggagatggagatggcaATAATCATGATGATAACATTGATGAAGCTAATGATGATAACCGGAAAATTCGTAACAATTTTCGGCTTTCCCAGAAGGATAACAATGATGATGAGGAAGGTGACACAGATGGAGATGGcaatgagaatgatgataacAATAATGAAGGTAATGATGATAACGATAACAGTCATGGCACTAAGATTGAAGATGGTTTGGAGTGGCACCCGAAAAAGCAAAAGCTGAAGAGTTTGGTATCTGCCTATGAACTTGCACCTCGGGTGCCAGccccatcaactgtggctacctCAGCTCCTAAACCATCTTCAGGTGGTAGGAATTCACTTACCGACTGGACTGAGCATGAGACATTTGTTCTTCTTGATGCTTGGGGTGACCGGTTTCTTCAACGCGAAAGGAAGAGTCTTCGCTCTGATGAATGGCATGAAGTTGCAGACGAAGTATCAAAGGTTTCAAAAATTGATAGGACAGATACTCAGTGTAGAAATCGTATTGAtacattgaagaaaaaatacaaaaaggaGATCATGAAGTTTCCTGCAATGGGTGTTGGAAGTAGCAAATGGCTTTATTTCGAAAGGATGAATAAACTAATGTCTCCTCCACCACAGCAAACAAGTCTCTCCTGTGAAATGCAATCACAAAAGCATTCCGTTATTAACTCAAGAGTTAATTTGAACCATCCAAATGGAGTAGATAAGACGAGGAATAGTCCTGAGACTACAGAATCTACTAGCGAAGACGGTTCAATTGGGGCTCgtggaaagaaaaggaagaaaagatgCAATGATGGAGCTTGTTCATTCAGATTGCTAGCTGATTCCATTCATAAGTTCAGTAAGATATACGAGAAGATTGAAAATAGTAAAAGGCAGCAGATGGTGGAGCTGGAAAGGATGAGGATGGATTTGCATAAGGAATTGGAGAAACAGAAAAGGCAGATTTTGGAGAGAATGCAGAGTAAGATTTGGAAACTAGAGCAGGGAGATGACGAGAATGATGATTCTGCTGAAAATGGTATGTGA